The Macaca nemestrina isolate mMacNem1 unplaced genomic scaffold, mMacNem.hap1 Scaffold_108, whole genome shotgun sequence genome includes a region encoding these proteins:
- the LOC139361223 gene encoding disco-interacting protein 2 homolog C-like isoform X3 has protein sequence MDAYTPPDTSYGSEDEGSVQVDSQGAPTSSQGSIKVEHWISQAIHGSTTSTTSSSSTQSGGSRAAHRLADVMAQTPMDNHSAPPDVTTYTSEHSIQMERPQGSTGSRTAPKYCNAELMETGDVSLCHPVQSAVLQSWLIAALTFCLKQSSRLNLPSSRDPKASLISLLTNS, from the exons atggacgcctacacccctccag ATACCTCTTATGGCTCAGAAGATGAAGGCTCAGTGCAGGTGGACTCCCAGGGCGCCCCgacctccagccagggcagcatcaaAGTGGAGCACTGGATCAGTCAGGCCATCCACGGCTCCACCACGTCCACCACCTCCTCGTCCTCCACGCAGAGCGGGGGCAGCAGAGCTGCCCACAGGCTAGCGGATGTCATGGCCCAGACCCCCATGG ataatcATTCTGCACCTCCTGACGTAACCACGTACACCTCAGAGCACTCCATACAGATGGAGCGACCACAGGGTTCCACGGGGTCCCGGACAGCGCCCAAGTACTGCAACGCCGAGCTCATGGAGACCGGGGATG tctcgctgtgtcacccagtccagagtgcagtattacaatcatggctcatcgcggccttgaccttctgcctcaagcaatcctcccgcctcaaccttccaagtagtcgggacccaaaggcgagtttgatttctttgctaacgaattcctaa
- the LOC139361223 gene encoding disco-interacting protein 2 homolog C-like isoform X1: MDAYTPPDTSYGSEDEGSVQVDSQGAPTSSQGSIKVEHWISQAIHGSTTSTTSSSSTQSGGSRAAHRLADVMAQTPMDNHSAPPDVTTYTSEHSIQMERPQGSTGSRTAPKYCNAELMETGDGEAGGRSQPQAVTVLRGAGIQAGRRLSGSPLTVELPRSPHEQNLNNTQRTTGTRTRPTASEMSKLG, encoded by the exons atggacgcctacacccctccag ATACCTCTTATGGCTCAGAAGATGAAGGCTCAGTGCAGGTGGACTCCCAGGGCGCCCCgacctccagccagggcagcatcaaAGTGGAGCACTGGATCAGTCAGGCCATCCACGGCTCCACCACGTCCACCACCTCCTCGTCCTCCACGCAGAGCGGGGGCAGCAGAGCTGCCCACAGGCTAGCGGATGTCATGGCCCAGACCCCCATGG ataatcATTCTGCACCTCCTGACGTAACCACGTACACCTCAGAGCACTCCATACAGATGGAGCGACCACAGGGTTCCACGGGGTCCCGGACAGCGCCCAAGTACTGCAACGCCGAGCTCATGGAGACCGGGGATG gtgaggccgggggcagaagccaacctcaagcagttacggtcctccgtggggctggcatccaggcaggaaggcggctcagcggctctcctctcactgtggaacttcctaggtccccacatgaacagaacctaaataacacgcaacgaacaacaggaacgagaacacgaccaacagcttctgagatgagcaagctgggctga
- the LOC139361223 gene encoding disco-interacting protein 2 homolog C-like isoform X9: MDAYTPPDTSYGSEDEGSVQVDSQGAPTSSQGSIKVEHWISQAIHGSTTSTTSSSSTQSGGSRAAHRLADVMAQTPMDNHSAPPDVTTYTSEHSIQMERPQGSTGSRTAPKYCNAELMETGDGPHMNRT, from the exons atggacgcctacacccctccag ATACCTCTTATGGCTCAGAAGATGAAGGCTCAGTGCAGGTGGACTCCCAGGGCGCCCCgacctccagccagggcagcatcaaAGTGGAGCACTGGATCAGTCAGGCCATCCACGGCTCCACCACGTCCACCACCTCCTCGTCCTCCACGCAGAGCGGGGGCAGCAGAGCTGCCCACAGGCTAGCGGATGTCATGGCCCAGACCCCCATGG ataatcATTCTGCACCTCCTGACGTAACCACGTACACCTCAGAGCACTCCATACAGATGGAGCGACCACAGGGTTCCACGGGGTCCCGGACAGCGCCCAAGTACTGCAACGCCGAGCTCATGGAGACCGGGGATG gtccccacatgaacagaacctaa
- the LOC139361223 gene encoding disco-interacting protein 2 homolog C-like isoform X8 has product MDAYTPPDTSYGSEDEGSVQVDSQGAPTSSQGSIKVEHWISQAIHGSTTSTTSSSSTQSGGSRAAHRLADVMAQTPMDNHSAPPDVTTYTSEHSIQMERPQGSTGSRTAPKYCNAELMETGDALFIIAQTWRQRRNQNVLH; this is encoded by the exons atggacgcctacacccctccag ATACCTCTTATGGCTCAGAAGATGAAGGCTCAGTGCAGGTGGACTCCCAGGGCGCCCCgacctccagccagggcagcatcaaAGTGGAGCACTGGATCAGTCAGGCCATCCACGGCTCCACCACGTCCACCACCTCCTCGTCCTCCACGCAGAGCGGGGGCAGCAGAGCTGCCCACAGGCTAGCGGATGTCATGGCCCAGACCCCCATGG ataatcATTCTGCACCTCCTGACGTAACCACGTACACCTCAGAGCACTCCATACAGATGGAGCGACCACAGGGTTCCACGGGGTCCCGGACAGCGCCCAAGTACTGCAACGCCGAGCTCATGGAGACCGGGGATG ctttattcataattgctcaaacttggaggcaacgaagaaaccaaaatgttcttcactag
- the LOC139361223 gene encoding disco-interacting protein 2 homolog C-like isoform X5 has product MDAYTPPDTSYGSEDEGSVQVDSQGAPTSSQGSIKVEHWISQAIHGSTTSTTSSSSTQSGGSRAAHRLADVMAQTPMDNHSAPPDVTTYTSEHSIQMERPQGSTGSRTAPKYCNAELMETGDDCFLYISLQVRESMLVSSVSNALPLSLSVKKCRN; this is encoded by the exons atggacgcctacacccctccag ATACCTCTTATGGCTCAGAAGATGAAGGCTCAGTGCAGGTGGACTCCCAGGGCGCCCCgacctccagccagggcagcatcaaAGTGGAGCACTGGATCAGTCAGGCCATCCACGGCTCCACCACGTCCACCACCTCCTCGTCCTCCACGCAGAGCGGGGGCAGCAGAGCTGCCCACAGGCTAGCGGATGTCATGGCCCAGACCCCCATGG ataatcATTCTGCACCTCCTGACGTAACCACGTACACCTCAGAGCACTCCATACAGATGGAGCGACCACAGGGTTCCACGGGGTCCCGGACAGCGCCCAAGTACTGCAACGCCGAGCTCATGGAGACCGGGGATG attgttttctctacatttccttgcaagtccgagagagtatgctggttagtagtgtgtccaatgcactacctctgtccttgtcagtaaagaaatgtagaaattga
- the LOC139361223 gene encoding disco-interacting protein 2 homolog C-like isoform X7 yields MDAYTPPDTSYGSEDEGSVQVDSQGAPTSSQGSIKVEHWISQAIHGSTTSTTSSSSTQSGGSRAAHRLADVMAQTPMDNHSAPPDVTTYTSEHSIQMERPQGSTGSRTAPKYCNAELMETGDDTISRLFSLHFLASPREYAG; encoded by the exons atggacgcctacacccctccag ATACCTCTTATGGCTCAGAAGATGAAGGCTCAGTGCAGGTGGACTCCCAGGGCGCCCCgacctccagccagggcagcatcaaAGTGGAGCACTGGATCAGTCAGGCCATCCACGGCTCCACCACGTCCACCACCTCCTCGTCCTCCACGCAGAGCGGGGGCAGCAGAGCTGCCCACAGGCTAGCGGATGTCATGGCCCAGACCCCCATGG ataatcATTCTGCACCTCCTGACGTAACCACGTACACCTCAGAGCACTCCATACAGATGGAGCGACCACAGGGTTCCACGGGGTCCCGGACAGCGCCCAAGTACTGCAACGCCGAGCTCATGGAGACCGGGGATG ataccatttctagattgttttctctacatttccttgcaagtccgagagagtatgctggttag
- the LOC139361223 gene encoding disco-interacting protein 2 homolog C-like isoform X6, giving the protein MDAYTPPDTSYGSEDEGSVQVDSQGAPTSSQGSIKVEHWISQAIHGSTTSTTSSSSTQSGGSRAAHRLADVMAQTPMDNHSAPPDVTTYTSEHSIQMERPQGSTGSRTAPKYCNAELMETGDGTTSHALCPWILRTTSQVGVHPLRY; this is encoded by the exons atggacgcctacacccctccag ATACCTCTTATGGCTCAGAAGATGAAGGCTCAGTGCAGGTGGACTCCCAGGGCGCCCCgacctccagccagggcagcatcaaAGTGGAGCACTGGATCAGTCAGGCCATCCACGGCTCCACCACGTCCACCACCTCCTCGTCCTCCACGCAGAGCGGGGGCAGCAGAGCTGCCCACAGGCTAGCGGATGTCATGGCCCAGACCCCCATGG ataatcATTCTGCACCTCCTGACGTAACCACGTACACCTCAGAGCACTCCATACAGATGGAGCGACCACAGGGTTCCACGGGGTCCCGGACAGCGCCCAAGTACTGCAACGCCGAGCTCATGGAGACCGGGGATG gaacaacatcccatgctctctgtccctggatattaagaacaacatcacaggtaggtgtacaccccctgcggtattag